One Deltaproteobacteria bacterium DNA segment encodes these proteins:
- a CDS encoding tetratricopeptide repeat protein, translated as MSSIRPSFTFATAFLLFSVLFSPLSHARSPAVQPGISHEDANTSAEKGFLLAQSSEPQAGAPRNSALDYFADGIEGLEMQDFEAAEQSFQKALSLEPGNMEFQYYLGVAYARVKKEDEALRIFESLIEKNPGDYFKAYFDIAGLYSSQGQYQKALDTLNLAEAAAPDSARVYIEKGYVYKNLKEYEQAIRCFNRAKALDPKETQLAYYMIGAIDLEREEFKNADLMFKKAFEIAPQTPLGQSAGQTIPHVGRAAWARKPWYLTTTLNWGYDDNVPRNPLEEITGGPVSGGLGEGDQFQTFVLIGGYKFLNRKDLEIGAGYSLFSIGYRDWTQNNVTSHSPHAYIQGNFHPVYFRFQYDFSYFYAGGEKQSINPPIYLTFANNSYARLRMHSFVPSITILEPYDLRTDINFSYQIKDYLDGITADASRYGADITQSYKIPGTECFPRVGYRHAYEQSGDKSSVYRYHEFFAGISAPIYWGITGDVSFAYMRTEYPEFSIPISERLDKTYTVSVTLNRYIIERLLLTFNYIHLKNDSDFYENNKDLYTFEKNMYILSLTYSF; from the coding sequence ATGTCATCGATCAGGCCAAGCTTCACCTTCGCCACGGCGTTCCTTCTGTTTTCCGTTCTCTTTTCTCCACTCTCCCATGCCCGGAGTCCAGCTGTCCAGCCGGGGATCTCCCACGAAGACGCCAATACATCGGCAGAGAAGGGATTTCTGCTCGCCCAATCCTCGGAACCCCAAGCGGGGGCGCCCCGGAACAGCGCCCTCGATTATTTCGCCGACGGGATTGAGGGTCTGGAAATGCAGGATTTCGAGGCGGCCGAACAATCCTTTCAAAAGGCCCTTTCCCTCGAACCGGGGAACATGGAATTCCAATATTATCTTGGTGTTGCCTATGCCCGCGTTAAAAAGGAGGATGAGGCGCTTCGGATATTTGAGTCGCTGATTGAAAAGAATCCCGGAGATTACTTCAAGGCCTATTTTGATATCGCAGGCCTGTACAGCAGCCAGGGTCAATATCAGAAGGCGTTAGACACCCTCAACCTGGCAGAAGCGGCAGCGCCCGACAGCGCCCGCGTCTATATTGAAAAGGGCTATGTTTACAAGAATCTCAAGGAATATGAACAGGCCATCCGCTGCTTCAACAGGGCCAAAGCGCTTGACCCGAAAGAGACCCAACTGGCCTATTACATGATCGGCGCCATCGACCTGGAAAGGGAGGAGTTTAAAAACGCCGATCTCATGTTCAAGAAGGCCTTTGAGATCGCTCCCCAGACCCCTCTCGGGCAAAGCGCCGGCCAGACCATTCCCCATGTGGGCCGGGCCGCATGGGCCAGAAAACCATGGTATCTTACCACCACACTCAACTGGGGCTATGATGACAATGTCCCCCGCAATCCCCTGGAAGAGATTACGGGCGGACCTGTCAGCGGCGGTCTGGGCGAAGGGGACCAGTTTCAGACATTCGTTCTCATCGGCGGATACAAATTTCTCAACCGAAAAGACTTGGAAATCGGGGCGGGATACTCCCTCTTCAGCATAGGATACAGGGACTGGACCCAAAACAATGTCACTTCCCACAGCCCCCATGCCTATATTCAAGGAAATTTTCATCCGGTCTATTTCCGTTTTCAATATGATTTCAGTTATTTTTATGCCGGTGGCGAAAAGCAGAGCATCAATCCTCCCATCTATCTCACCTTTGCCAATAACTCATATGCGAGACTGCGGATGCACAGCTTTGTGCCCTCCATCACCATCCTGGAACCGTACGATCTCAGGACCGATATCAATTTCAGCTACCAGATCAAAGATTATCTGGATGGGATCACCGCGGACGCCTCCCGTTACGGGGCCGACATTACCCAATCCTACAAGATTCCGGGAACCGAATGTTTTCCCAGGGTGGGATATCGGCATGCCTATGAACAATCCGGCGACAAGAGTTCTGTTTACAGGTATCACGAATTCTTTGCAGGCATTTCGGCTCCCATATACTGGGGCATCACGGGCGACGTATCTTTTGCATACATGCGGACCGAATATCCTGAATTCAGCATTCCGATCTCCGAGAGACTTGACAAGACATACACGGTGAGCGTCACCTTGAACCGTTATATTATCGAACGGCTCCTCCTCACGTTCAACTATATCCATTTAAAAAACGACTCCGACTTTTATGAAAATAATAAAGACCTGTATACCTTTGAAAAAAACATGTATATTCTATCTCTGACATACAGCTTTTGA
- a CDS encoding FecR domain-containing protein, with translation MKMRTFFSSTSLQRVMAMALLLLVLPLTAHAADAIGKVTRLKGTATLIRQAVSSPVKVTVGMPVLLGDHIKTGPDSTLRIELKDGSILTMGEKADLNLDQFEFNAKEQKRTASFKVDIGKVRVFAKDLMKFKKKDFEIRTPTAVVGVRGTLFLVWVQSSTITQVICFENMVQVSNVLTPQQFIDLTQNFSTNVLKGDDPSMPVLLTEDQFKQLQMEFDDATTTEDTTTEATTTEASTTQGTTTMSTTTAPTTTQPSTTQRSLGASTTTSSTTTTTTTTTTTTTTTTTTTTTTTTTTTTTTTTTTTSTSTSTSTSTSTTSTTSTTSTTSTTSTTSTTSTSTTSTSSTSSTSTSSTSSTSTSSTTWPTTTTTTSTTTTRPTTTTTWSTTTLPGPPTPPGG, from the coding sequence ATGAAAATGCGAACATTTTTTTCGAGCACCTCCTTGCAACGGGTTATGGCCATGGCCCTGTTGCTCTTAGTCCTCCCTCTGACAGCGCATGCCGCCGACGCAATCGGCAAGGTGACGCGGCTCAAGGGGACGGCAACCCTTATCAGGCAGGCCGTTTCCAGTCCTGTGAAGGTCACCGTGGGAATGCCCGTTCTTCTGGGGGACCATATCAAGACCGGCCCCGATTCCACGCTCCGCATCGAACTCAAGGACGGCAGCATCCTGACCATGGGGGAAAAGGCCGACCTCAACCTGGATCAGTTTGAATTCAATGCCAAGGAACAGAAGCGGACCGCATCCTTCAAGGTGGATATCGGAAAGGTCAGGGTATTTGCCAAGGACCTGATGAAGTTCAAGAAAAAGGACTTCGAGATACGCACCCCGACCGCGGTGGTGGGGGTTCGAGGGACCCTCTTTCTGGTCTGGGTCCAGTCCAGCACCATTACCCAGGTGATCTGTTTCGAAAATATGGTTCAGGTCTCAAACGTCCTCACGCCTCAACAATTTATCGACCTGACCCAGAATTTCTCCACCAACGTCCTGAAAGGTGATGATCCCTCCATGCCGGTCCTGCTAACCGAGGACCAGTTCAAGCAGCTTCAAATGGAATTCGACGACGCAACCACTACCGAAGACACCACTACCGAGGCAACGACAACGGAAGCCTCTACGACCCAGGGCACCACCACAATGTCAACCACCACCGCGCCCACCACGACCCAGCCTTCAACGACACAACGAAGTCTGGGGGCATCCACCACCACGAGTTCCACAACAACCACGACCACCACCACTACGACCACTACGACCACTACGACCACTACGACGACAACAACGACAACCACCACGACGACCACGACGACCACAACAACGACGAGCACATCCACGTCTACATCCACATCCACGTCTACAACGTCTACAACGTCCACCACATCAACGACTTCGACGACATCCACAACTTCAACCACGTCGACGTCAACGACATCTACATCCAGCACCTCCAGCACGTCCACGTCCAGCACCTCCAGCACGTCCACATCCTCAACGACCTGGCCGACAACAACGACCACAACGTCGACCACCACGACGCGGCCGACAACAACGACCACATGGTCGACAACCACATTGCCCGGACCTCCAACGCCGCCGGGAGGCTAA